DNA sequence from the Candidatus Sericytochromatia bacterium genome:
CTCAGTTTTCCGCCTTGAGTCAGGCCAGCGGCCTGATCGGCAAGGAGGTCAAGCTGGTTTCCCCGGAAGCGGATGGCAAGGTCGTGACCGGGGTGGTCTCGGAGGTCCGGCAGATCGAGGGCGCCGTCAAGCTGGTGGTCAACGGCCAGGCTTACGACACGTCCTGGATCAGCACCGTCGCCCAACCCGGGGCCCAGCCCCCTGCGCCAGCGGCTCCCAAGGGCTGATTCGGGGAACACACGGTGGACGAGATCTATCTCAATCAGGCGCTGGGGCCCGTGGGGCCCCTGGGACCCGGGAGCAGTGCCCGCAAGCCTGCCCCGACCACCGGGCCGAGTTTCGGCAGCGTCCTGGCGGACAAGCTGGCGGCCCCCCCTCTCAAGCTCAGTGCGCACGCTCAGCAGCGCTTACAGTCGCGTCGCATTGACCTCGACGCCCAGGATTGGGCTCGCATCCATGACGGCGTGGAGCGGGCGGCGGCCAAAGGGGCGCGGGAGGCATTGGTTCTGAGTGACAAGGCGGCCCTGGTGGTGAGTGTGAAGAATCGCACCGTGATCACGGCCGTCGACCCGGCCGGTATGAAGGAGAACGTGTTCACCAACATCGACAGCGCCGTCATCATCTGAAACGAAACAACCGAGCAGGAATGCGATGGCTGGACCGACGCTTCACCGACCGTGAAGCCAGGAGGCCCTCTCGAGCGCCGAATGTGGCTCGAGCCTGCTCACCATCAACGGTATTCGCTTGCAGGTAACAGGAGGAAGTCCCCATGATTCGGTCCATATTCACCGGCGTGAGCGGGATGCGGAACCATCAAGCCCGCATGGACGTGATCGGTAACAACATCGCCAACGTCAACACATCCGGCTTCAAGTACAGTCGCGTCGCCTTCGCCGACAAGGTCTCGCAACTCATCAGCCCCTCGACGGCGCCTGGCGGTTCGATCGACCGCGGGGGCGTGAACCTCAAGCAGGTGGGCCTCGGCATGTCGGTGGCGACGGTGGACACCGTCAACACGCAGGGCACGATCCAGACGACGGGCAAGGTGACGGACCTGGCCTTGCAGGGCAACGGCTATTTCGTCATGCAGGATGGCCCACAGCGCTACTATACGCGCAACGGCGGGTTCGATTTCGACCGCAACGGCAACCTGGTGGCGCCGGGGAGTGGTCTGAAGGTCATGGGCTACCAGTCGGTCGAACGCAAGGACCAGGCGGGTGAGCCTTACCGGGAGATTGACCAGGCCGCGCCGATCCGGGAGGTCAAGGTGCCCAGCGGTTCCTTCATTCCGCCGCGCAAGACCACCGAGGTGGTGTTCAGCGGGAACCTCGATCAGCGCATCACGACCACGGCTCCGGTCAATGCCAACGACCCGCCGAACTACTTCGAGACCAGCACCGACGTGTTCGATTCGCTCGGCACCTCGCATGTGGTCACCTTCCGTTTCACCCACACGGCGGCTGGCGAGTGGACCTGGAACGTCATCAACAATGACCCGACCTATGTCGACCCGGCCTCTGGTAACCCTCGTGCGCCCTTGATGAAGCCGGCCACTGCGCCCAATCCCAGCGACAACAAGCTGGTCTTCGGGGCCAACGGCTTGCTGGTGGACCGTCCGCCGCCGTCGGCGACGCCCGGCATCCGTTACGACGCGGGCAGTGTCGAGATCGGCTGGAAGCTTCCGAGCGGCGACATCGCCAGCACCACGATCATTCCCAACTTCGGTTCTGAGGGCAAACCTGAGGGCGTGACCCAATTCGCGACGGCGTCCACCGCTGTGTCCACCGACCAGAACGGCTTTCCGCGCGGCGACCTGACGGGCATCACGATCGACAAGAGCGGGCTGGTCAGTGGTGTCTATTCCAACGGTCGGCAGCAGTTGCTGGCCCAGATGGCGATCGCCACCTTCGCCAACCCCGGCGGCTTGCAGAAGGAAGGTGACAACATCTTCATCAAATCCAACAACAGCGGCGACGCGGTGGTGCGTCCGCCCGGCCTGGGCGATGCCGGCACGCTGATTTCCGGTGCATTGGAGAATTCCAACGTCGACCTGGCCGAGCAGTTCGCCGACATGATCACCACGCAACGCGGATTTCAGGCCTCTTCGCGGGTGATCACCACCAGTGACGAGGTCCTGCAAGAACTGCTCAATCTGAAGCGCTGATCCAGGTGGGGGCGCGTCGCACCAGCGCGCGCCCCCCCGCCACCCAGATGACGGAATGCCTTGGCCGTGAGGCTTTCAGGCTGCTCGTCGGAAGTTCGGGGGTGAGCCGTGTTCATCCGCGGCATCGATTTTTCCAGACACAGCGTCGTGGTGGGGAGCCAGGCCGAGCAACCCACCCCGACCACGACCAACCCCAACACCCTGCAGAACAATCAGGTCGTCGAGGCGCGCGTGATCGCCGCCGCCGGCGGCGAGGCGACGCTGGACATTGCGGGCGAGCGAGTCGTGGCGGAAGCCCACACGGCATTGAATGTCGGCGACAAGCTGTTCGTGCGGGTCGAGATGCTGAAAGACGGCATGATCCGGCTGGCCATCCAGGCCAGCGCGCCGCAGGACGGCCACACGCCCAAGCTCCCCGAGGCAGCCATCGACACGTTTCTGCGGGAAGCCGGCTTGCCGGTCGACGACCGCAGTCGCCTGGTGGCACGGATCCTGATTGCCCGCGATGGCTCCCTCGACCGCGCCTCGGCCCTGCGCCTGCTGGCCGCGCTGAGGCCATTTGAACAGGCTGGGCCCAGAGAAACGGCCGCCGCGGCGCTGTTGCAGCGAGCCGGGGTGGCCCTGACGCCACCGACCATCGCCCTGCTGGCCGCCCGCGAAATGCCGGAGGCTCCGCCCAGGCTCGGCGCCATCTTGAGGGACCTGCTGCCGGCCGTGGCGGCCCGTGCGGCTGCACCGCGTGCCCCGGAGGCCGAGGCGGCGCGTGCCTTGCTGGTGTTGCTGCGTGGCTCGGCCCCCAGTGCCCCGGTGTCCGAGTTTCGGAAAAATTTCGAAGCCTGGATCAAGGCCCTCGTTCCTCAGGTCTACCCGTTCCGCGCCGGGGACGGCGGCAAGGCCGAGCCCGCCCGTCCGGAGGTGAGGCCGGCGGCTGCCGGTGCGGCGGCAACCGCTTCCGACGCGGTCGCGGAACCAAGCGTCTCAGAGGTCGAACGGCCACCAGCGGCGCCGGTGCGGGTACCCGCATCACAGTCCGGGGCGCCGGTACCGACGCATACTGAGACCAGAGCGGGCGGGCCCGCGCCCCGTGTTCCAGACCTCGCCAGCTTGCTTGAAGGCCTGGCCCGTGCGCTGGGCCCAGAGCACAAGGGGCTCAAGCAACGGCTGAACGAGGCCGTTGCGGAAGTTCGTTACATCCAGCTCATGCACACTGCCGCGCCCACGCCCTCTCAGCCCGAGCAACCGCTCGCCTTGCCTTTGTGGCTGCCTCAACTGGGGGGGCAGCAGGGCGAATCGGAATTGCAGGTGCACGCCAGGGCACAGGAGAACGCGCGCCCCGAGCCCTCGGACGTGAGCCGTCTGGTCTTCGTGCTGGACACCGAGCACCTGGGCACGGTGCAAGCGGACCTGGCGCTGTCCGACGGGGTCCTCAACCTGTCCCTCGGCCTGGCGGACCAGGCCGACCGTTTGTTCGTCGAGCAGCAGCTGGAGGAGTTCAAGGCGGCGATCGCCCGATTGGGCCTTTCGCCCGGCCGGGTCGGCACGCGCCTGGCTCGCTCCCTCCCGCCTGGCAGCCCGCGGGTGGCTGGCCTGGGGGATGTGTTGCAGTTCGACCGGAAGGTGTGACCATGGCTCCGTCCGATGACGCGACAGACGCCAAAATTCGCGCCGTGGCCCTGCGTTACGAGCACGGCATCGACGAGGCCCCCACCGTCGTGGCCCGCGGCGAAGGCCTGATAGCCGACCGGATCGTGGCGTTGGCGCGCGAGGCCGGGGTGCCGGTCGAGTCCAATCCTGAGCTGGCAGAAGCCCTCTCCCTGGTTGAAATCGGCACGGCCATCCCGGAAGACCTCTATCCGGTGGTGGCGGAACTCTTGGTTTTCATCACACGCGTCAATGCGCGGCGTGCCGCCGCAAAGGGAGGAATGCCGTGATCAACTTGACCCGCCTGACCGGGGCACCGTTCATTCTCAACTCGGATCTCATCAGCACCATCGAGGCCACGCCCGACACGGTGTTGAGCCTGACGACCGACCACAAGCTGGTCGTCAAGGAAAGTCCGGATGAGGTTGTGGCCCGGATTGTCGCCTACAAGCGTTCCATTTATCTGAATGGCCCGGAGGCCATCGCCAATCGTTAGCCAATGCGGGCGGCTGGTTCGCTCGTTGAACAAGGGGTTGAACGTCCATGGAAATTTCGACCGCACTGGGGTTGCTCGTCGGCTTCGGATCGATGCTGGTGGCCCACATCTGGGAAAACGGCTGGGACGTGATGGCCGTGTTGAGCTTGCTCAATCCATCCGCGGCCCTGATCGTGCTGGGCGGCACCCTAGGCTGCGCCTTGCTGGGTTTCCCGATGCACGAGTTGAAGAATCTGCCCACCTGTATGGGGATGTCCTTCAAGAAAAACGGCTTTGAAGAGACGGATATCGTCAACAAACTGGTTCGGTTTGCAGAAAAGGCTCGCCGCGAGGGCCTGCTGTCGCTGGAATCCGAGGTGCAGGCGGCCGGTGACCCCTTCCTCCAGAAAGGCATCCAGCTGGTGGCAGACGGTCTTGACCAGGACACCATCAAGGAAATGTTGGAGACCGAATTGGACTTCCTGGCGTCTCGTCACGCCGTTCCGGCCGCCATTCTGGACGGTCTGGGAGGCTTCGCCCCGACCATGGGCATCATCGGTACCGTGATGGGCCTGATCTCGTTGCTGGGCAACCTGGGTGGCTCGATTGAACAGATGGGCGCCGGGATTGCGGTCGCCTTCACGGCCACGCTCTACGGCGTGTGGACGGCCAACCTGCTCTGGCTGCCGATGGCGCAGAAGCTCAAACGCCGCAGTGAAGAAGAGATGCACGTGCGTGAGATTATGATCGCTGGTATCATCGCCATTCAGGCGGGTGACAATCCGCAGATTGTCGAGGAGAAGCTGAAGAGCTACCTGTCCCCCTCGCACCGCAAGCACATCGGCAAAGACAAGCATTGAGGAGCGCCTCCCCGGTCCATGAGCAGAAAGAAAAAGCACGGAGGACATGCCAACCACGAACGCTGGTTGCTCACTTACGCCGACCTCATCACGCTGCTGATGGCCTTTTTCGTGATCCTCTACGCGCTGTCGGTGACGGAACATCGGAAGGTGTCCGAACTTCAAAACGCCCTGCGCAATGCCTTTCATATCACCTCAGGGGCGGGTGAAGCGCCTATCAATGGCTCACCCAACGTGTTGGTCGGGGGCGCTACCCCGATGGACTTCGCGCTCATCGAGATGCAAAAACAAATTGAAAAGGCCTCCCGTGAAGAGGGGGCGCGTGGCGAGGACGGGGAACTCGCCATTTCAACCAAAATGACCGAGCGAGGGTTGGTCGTATCACTCGCGAGTAGCGCCTTCTTTGACGCCGGCGACGCCTATCTCAAGCCGGAAGCGGTACGTATCATGCACCGCGTGGCGGGTTTGCTGAAGCAGAGCAAGCGCAACATCCTGGTCGAGGGCCACACCGATAACACGCCCATCCGCACGCGGCAGTACCCGAGCAACTGGGAACTCTCCACCGCCCGCGCGACCAGCGTGGTGCGCTACTTCGTCGAGGCCCATCGAATCCCGCCGAACTGGTTATCAGCAGCGGGTTACGGGGAATACAAACCGATAGTCTCCAATGACAGCCCCGCGAATCGCGCCAAGAATCGCCGCGTCGACATCGTCATCCTGAAGACCGATTTCAAAGGCCAGCGCCCCGCGGGCCAGCTGTAGTTATGTTGCAGGTGTGAGGCACCCCACTGACTGGCGCCGCTTCCCGGGCGACGATGGGAGGGCGCTGGGCGTTTGACGAGGCCGGAATGCGATGGCAGAAAACCTGAAAAAAGACGGAAAAGACGAGAAGAAGAAGGGCGGGATGTCTCCCGACCTGAAGTGGATCGCGTTGGGCTTGGGATTCGCGCTGACCACGGTGGGGGCGACCTTTCTTGGCGTCCACTTTTATGTCTCGCGCTTCATGCTGGCAAAGTCCCAGATGGACGCCCAGGCCGTGGCCGCGATGCACAAGCACAAAGCGCGCATGCCCGGTCCGACCGTGCCGATCCTGACCTCTCAGATCGTCAATCTGAAGGGCGGACGCTTTCTGAAGTTCTCGGTGAGCTTCCAGTTCCTCGCCGACGAGGCGCTGTGGCCGACGGGGGGCGGCGGCAGCCACGGCGCCAAGGCCGTCAACCCGCTGGAGAAGTTTGAGGCGTTCTTCAAGGACACGGCCATCGAGACGATTGCGGGTTACTCCGCCGAGGAACTCAAAACCGATGCCGGTCGCATCGGGCTACGCAAGAAGCTCAAGGACAACATCAATCAGGGCTTGAAGCGGATGTATCCGCCGCCGCCCGACCCCCACGCGGCGCCCCATACCCCTCCCGAACCGGAAAAGAAACCGGCCGCGGAGGAAGAACCGCCTGCCGAGGAGGCCGGTGGGGGTGGTGGCGACGCTGCGGCTGATCCGCACGCGCCGAAGCCATTGCCGGAAGTCATGAACGTGTTCTTCACGGAGTTCGTCGTCTCTTAATCGACGAAGCCTGAACTCCCTCCGCGACGCTCTCCCCTCGCTGGAACCTGCGGCCCCCATGGCAGAAATTCTCTCGCAAAATGAGATCGATGCCCTTCTGTCGGCTTTGTCGACGGGAGAACTCACGGCCGAGAAGATGAACGAGGAGACGGGCGCGCGCGAGCGAAACGTCCGGGCCTACGACTTCAAGCGGCAGAACAAGTTTTCCAAGGAACACATTCGCACCCTGTCGATGATGCACGAGAACTTCGCGCGCATCCTCAGCACGGTGCTGTCGGCCCATCTGCGCATGGTGGTGCAGATCGAGGTGGCGTCGGTCGAGCAGCTGACCTACGACGAGTTCATTCGCTCGGTGCCGTCTCCTACCATTGTCAACATCTTCTCCATCGCCCCGCTGGTGGGAAACTGCATCTTCGAGATCAACCTCGATATCGCCTCGGCCATCATCGACCGGATGCTGGGGGGGCCGGGCAAGGTCAGTCGCATGCGACGCGACCTCACGGAGATCGAGCGGGCGCTGGTGGGCACCATCTTGCTGCGCGCCCTGGAAGCGTTCAAGGAAGCCTGGAGCACCGTGGTGAAGGTGCAGCCCAAACAGGAGTCCATGGAGACCAACCCCCGCTTCATCCAGATTGTGCCACCGACCGACGTGGTGGTGCTGATCACCTTCGAAGCCAAATTCGGCGAGTCCGCCGGACCGCTCTCCATCTGTATTCCTTACGTGGTGCTTGAACCGGTCATCAACATGATCAGTTCGCAAATGATGTTCACGCTCGCCAAGCAGCAACAGAGCCCCGAGCATGCGCGTGACATTCGACAGAAGGTTGAACAGGCGAAAATCCCGTTTCAGGTGTTGCTGGGCACCGCTGACCTGACGGTGGGCGATATTCTCAAGGTGGGGGTAGGCGACGTGGTGCCGCTCAATTCATACGTGGATGACGATCTGCCTGTCCTGGTGGCGGACAAGCTGAAATTCAAAGGGCGCCCTGGCCTGATTCGCAACAAGATGGCCGTGCAACTGACCCGCGTGATTGCCGACAGAGAACTGGATGACGAATGACTGAAAGCACCAACCCGACCCCGCTGGGCCCGCTGGAAGAGGCCGAACGGGCCTCCTTCTCGGATCTCAGCAATTACGCGCTCGGGGCAAGCGCGTCGACGATGTCCATGCTGCTGAACAAGACGGTTCAGTTTGCCGTGGCGGAGGTGCGTGCCGGCGCCTGGGAGTCCGTCGTCCAGGAACACGGCGAACCCATGTTGCTGGTCTCGCTCGATTTCCAGATCGGGCGTTCCTTCCCCCACCTGTTCTTGCTGAAACCGACTGACGCGGCCATCCTCTGCGACCTGATGATGGGAGGCGATGGCACGACCCCTCCCGCGGAGCTGGGAGATGAACACCTCTCGGCCGTGGGCGAGGCCTTCAACCAGGGATTGGGCAATGCCGCCAATACCTTGAGCACCTTGATGCTTCGTCGCGTCGGCATTTCGGCCCCGCGCATTGCCGTTGAGATGCCAGCGATGTTTGCCGCTGCCGCCACGCTCTTTCCGGACGGCGCCCTGACCTTGGTGCGGCATCAGTTCAAGATCGAAAACCTGCTCGACAGCGAGCTGCTCGAGCTGGTGCCGGACCAGGCCGCTCGTGAGATGGTCCAGATTCTCCAGCTGGCTGCCGACGACCCCGAGGCGGCCAAAGCAGCGGCCGAACGGGATGAGGCCGCCGCTGCAGGCGTGGCAGAAGCCACCGTGCCTCAAGCCTTTGCGGACGATCTGGCCGCCTCCGCGGTGTCGGGGGGCATGGCCGCAGGGCTCGCCGATCTGCCTGGCGGGCTTCCGCCGGGGGGCTTGCCGCCAGGGCTGTCGGACCTGCCTGGGGGGCTCGCGCCTGCCGGCTTGACGGCGGCCGCACCCGGGGCGCTGGAACTGGCCATGGCGGCGGGGGCCTTTCCCCAGCAGGACGCGGTGGCCGTCAAGCAGGCTCAGTTTGCGCCTCTCACGCGCCAGCCAAGCGGCGAGGGCATCAGCGGCCTCGACCTGATTCTCGACGTGGCGCTCAAGGTCACGGTTGAACTGGGCCGTACGCGCCTGCCCATTCGGGACATCCTCGACCTCGGCAAGGGCTCGGTCGTCGAACTTGACAAGCTGGCTGGAGAACCGGTAGACATGCTAGTGAACGGCAAGTTGATCGCCAAGGGCGAGGTCGTCGTGATCGACGAGAGCTTTGGCATTCGTCTCACCGAAATCGTGAGCCCGCAGGAACGCTTCAACCATCTCAAGTTGTAGCGGCGGCGCGGGTGAGCTTCCCTCAGAGAGTGCTCCGCCCGCCCCCATGAAAATTCTCATCGCCGATGATGCCGCCTTCATGCGGATGATGATCAAGGACATCCTGTTCAAACATGGCTTCGAGGTCTGTGCGGAGGCTGCCACGGGACTGGAGGCGGTCCAGCGCTTTCGTGAGCAAGAGCCGGACCTGGTGTTGATGGACATCACCATGCCGGAGATGGACGGCATCACGGCCTTGAAGGCGATCCGCCGCACCCATCCCGCGGCCAGCGTGATCATGTGCAGCGCCATGGGGCAGCAAAACATGGTGATCGAAGCCATTCGAGAGGGCGCACGCGATTTCGTGGTGAAGCCCTTTGAGGCGATCCGGGTGGTCGACGCGGTGCGCAAGATCTTGCCGCAATCGCAGGCGTCGCAGTCTGAACCTGCGCCCGCTGAAACCCCCGCGAACGACGCGGTGGCGGAAGAGACTGCTTCCTGACCTCCCCACGTCCGTGTATCCGTCACAAGTTTCTCAGGGCGGATTTGTTATGTTGATGAGCGTTATGTCGCTCATCAGCCCGGTGGACCCAGGCTTGGCCCGCGTCAAACCGGCCACGGGAGGGTAAGCGGCACCCGGCCCCCTTTGTCGAACGTGTCGTGCTGAGTCGTCTGCGAACGCTTCTTGTCAGCTTGCTGCTCCCCCTGCTGTGGGGAGCGTTGGGGGCTGCCTCTCCGGTCTGTGCCCAGACGCCCGCGGACGGGGGCGAAGGCTGGAAGGTCATGGCCCCGGTGGAATTGCAGCAGGCGGCCGAGGCCGGCCTGAAGCAAGCGCCACTGCCTCCGAGCGGCCTGGCGCCTCCCCCGGGCGCGGCTCCGCCGGCGGAGCCGCCTGCTCCGATGAACCCGCCCCCCGCCGCCGTCGCGCCGGCCGTTACCCCGCCCGTGGCCAAGGCCAAACCCGCGGGGCCTGCTTACATGCAGGAGGACCAGCCCTTCAAGCTGAGGGATTACGAGGAGCCCAAGTTGAATGCCGATGCCCCGTGGTGGGATCGCACCGGTGGGATGCTACTGAAACTCGCGCTGGTGGTGGGAATGTTGCTGGCTGCCCTGTTTGCGTTGCGCAAGCTTACTGCCGGCGGCGGCCCCCTGGGCCTGTCGCTCGCCAAGGGGCGCAACCTGGTGGTGCTGGAAACCACCACCCTCGGCCCCGGGCAGGCGATGCATCTGGTGAGTGTCGGGGGCGACCGCTTGCTGGTCGTGGGGGCCTCGCCCCAGGGGCTGACCACGCTGGCGTGCATCGATGAGCCGGGACAGGTCCAGCTGTTGCTGGCTGCCAGTCGGGGGCAGAGCACGGGGTTCAACCAGGTCTATGATCTGGAAAGCGTGGTGCAAGGCCAGGGGGGCGACATGTTCCGCGGGGCCCTCAGTGACTTGAATCGCCGGGGCGGGTGGGACTGATGTGGCGCTGGGCCGCAGCGGCCGTGGCCGCCACCTTGTTGTTTGCGATGGGGGCGCCGGCGCTGGCGGCACCCGTGCCGGTGCCCAACGTCAACATCGGCTTGAGTGGCTCGGAATCGCCTCAAGACATTTCCGTGACCTTGCAGGTCCTGGCCATGCTCACGATCCTGAGCCTGGCGCCCGCCATCCTGGTGTTGATGACGGCGTTCACGCGCATCGTGATCGTGTTGTCGTTCGTGCGTCAGGCGATCGGGACGCAGGTGATGCCCCCCAACCAGGTGGTCATCGGGCTGGCGCTGTTTCTGACCTTTTTCGTGATGGCGCCCGTGGCCAATGACATCTACACCAACGCGTGGAAGCCGCTGTCGGACAAGGCCATTTCCCAGGATGTCGCGTTTGCGCGGGCTGAGGCGCCGATCCGGCAGTTCATGTTCCGTCAGACCCGGGAAAAAGACCTGGCCCTGTTCGTGAAGATGGCCAACATCAAGCGTCCCAAGCTGGCGAAGGAAGTGCCCACGTACGTGCTCATCCCTGCCTTCGTGACCAGCGAACTCAAGACCGCTTTTCAGATCGGTTTCGTGATCTATCTGCCGTTTCTGGTCATCGATATGGTCGTGGCCAGCATCTTGATGTCGATGGGCATGATGATGCTCCCCCCAGTGGTGATCTCCTTGCCCTTCAAGATCATCCTGTTCGTGCTGGTGGACGGCTGGCATCTGCTCAGCCGTGCCCTGGTCACGAGCTTCATGTGATCGGGAGGCGCGCGTCATGACACAGGCCATCGTGCTGGAACTGACCCAGCGGGGACTCTGGATCCTGCTGCAACTGGCCATGCCCACCCTGGTGTTGAGCCTGATCATCGGTCTGGCGGTGTCGGTCTTCCAGGCCGTCACGCAGATCAACGAGATG
Encoded proteins:
- a CDS encoding TIGR02530 family flagellar biosynthesis protein, whose protein sequence is MDEIYLNQALGPVGPLGPGSSARKPAPTTGPSFGSVLADKLAAPPLKLSAHAQQRLQSRRIDLDAQDWARIHDGVERAAAKGAREALVLSDKAALVVSVKNRTVITAVDPAGMKENVFTNIDSAVII
- a CDS encoding flagellar hook protein FlgE: MIRSIFTGVSGMRNHQARMDVIGNNIANVNTSGFKYSRVAFADKVSQLISPSTAPGGSIDRGGVNLKQVGLGMSVATVDTVNTQGTIQTTGKVTDLALQGNGYFVMQDGPQRYYTRNGGFDFDRNGNLVAPGSGLKVMGYQSVERKDQAGEPYREIDQAAPIREVKVPSGSFIPPRKTTEVVFSGNLDQRITTTAPVNANDPPNYFETSTDVFDSLGTSHVVTFRFTHTAAGEWTWNVINNDPTYVDPASGNPRAPLMKPATAPNPSDNKLVFGANGLLVDRPPPSATPGIRYDAGSVEIGWKLPSGDIASTTIIPNFGSEGKPEGVTQFATASTAVSTDQNGFPRGDLTGITIDKSGLVSGVYSNGRQQLLAQMAIATFANPGGLQKEGDNIFIKSNNSGDAVVRPPGLGDAGTLISGALENSNVDLAEQFADMITTQRGFQASSRVITTSDEVLQELLNLKR
- a CDS encoding flagellar hook-length control protein FliK gives rise to the protein MFIRGIDFSRHSVVVGSQAEQPTPTTTNPNTLQNNQVVEARVIAAAGGEATLDIAGERVVAEAHTALNVGDKLFVRVEMLKDGMIRLAIQASAPQDGHTPKLPEAAIDTFLREAGLPVDDRSRLVARILIARDGSLDRASALRLLAALRPFEQAGPRETAAAALLQRAGVALTPPTIALLAAREMPEAPPRLGAILRDLLPAVAARAAAPRAPEAEAARALLVLLRGSAPSAPVSEFRKNFEAWIKALVPQVYPFRAGDGGKAEPARPEVRPAAAGAAATASDAVAEPSVSEVERPPAAPVRVPASQSGAPVPTHTETRAGGPAPRVPDLASLLEGLARALGPEHKGLKQRLNEAVAEVRYIQLMHTAAPTPSQPEQPLALPLWLPQLGGQQGESELQVHARAQENARPEPSDVSRLVFVLDTEHLGTVQADLALSDGVLNLSLGLADQADRLFVEQQLEEFKAAIARLGLSPGRVGTRLARSLPPGSPRVAGLGDVLQFDRKV
- a CDS encoding EscU/YscU/HrcU family type III secretion system export apparatus switch protein, with product MAPSDDATDAKIRAVALRYEHGIDEAPTVVARGEGLIADRIVALAREAGVPVESNPELAEALSLVEIGTAIPEDLYPVVAELLVFITRVNARRAAAKGGMP
- a CDS encoding flagellar FlbD family protein gives rise to the protein MINLTRLTGAPFILNSDLISTIEATPDTVLSLTTDHKLVVKESPDEVVARIVAYKRSIYLNGPEAIANR
- a CDS encoding motility protein A yields the protein MEISTALGLLVGFGSMLVAHIWENGWDVMAVLSLLNPSAALIVLGGTLGCALLGFPMHELKNLPTCMGMSFKKNGFEETDIVNKLVRFAEKARREGLLSLESEVQAAGDPFLQKGIQLVADGLDQDTIKEMLETELDFLASRHAVPAAILDGLGGFAPTMGIIGTVMGLISLLGNLGGSIEQMGAGIAVAFTATLYGVWTANLLWLPMAQKLKRRSEEEMHVREIMIAGIIAIQAGDNPQIVEEKLKSYLSPSHRKHIGKDKH
- a CDS encoding OmpA family protein — protein: MSRKKKHGGHANHERWLLTYADLITLLMAFFVILYALSVTEHRKVSELQNALRNAFHITSGAGEAPINGSPNVLVGGATPMDFALIEMQKQIEKASREEGARGEDGELAISTKMTERGLVVSLASSAFFDAGDAYLKPEAVRIMHRVAGLLKQSKRNILVEGHTDNTPIRTRQYPSNWELSTARATSVVRYFVEAHRIPPNWLSAAGYGEYKPIVSNDSPANRAKNRRVDIVILKTDFKGQRPAGQL
- a CDS encoding flagellar basal body-associated FliL family protein, translated to MAENLKKDGKDEKKKGGMSPDLKWIALGLGFALTTVGATFLGVHFYVSRFMLAKSQMDAQAVAAMHKHKARMPGPTVPILTSQIVNLKGGRFLKFSVSFQFLADEALWPTGGGGSHGAKAVNPLEKFEAFFKDTAIETIAGYSAEELKTDAGRIGLRKKLKDNINQGLKRMYPPPPDPHAAPHTPPEPEKKPAAEEEPPAEEAGGGGGDAAADPHAPKPLPEVMNVFFTEFVVS
- the fliM gene encoding flagellar motor switch protein FliM codes for the protein MAEILSQNEIDALLSALSTGELTAEKMNEETGARERNVRAYDFKRQNKFSKEHIRTLSMMHENFARILSTVLSAHLRMVVQIEVASVEQLTYDEFIRSVPSPTIVNIFSIAPLVGNCIFEINLDIASAIIDRMLGGPGKVSRMRRDLTEIERALVGTILLRALEAFKEAWSTVVKVQPKQESMETNPRFIQIVPPTDVVVLITFEAKFGESAGPLSICIPYVVLEPVINMISSQMMFTLAKQQQSPEHARDIRQKVEQAKIPFQVLLGTADLTVGDILKVGVGDVVPLNSYVDDDLPVLVADKLKFKGRPGLIRNKMAVQLTRVIADRELDDE
- the fliY gene encoding flagellar motor switch phosphatase FliY, which produces MTESTNPTPLGPLEEAERASFSDLSNYALGASASTMSMLLNKTVQFAVAEVRAGAWESVVQEHGEPMLLVSLDFQIGRSFPHLFLLKPTDAAILCDLMMGGDGTTPPAELGDEHLSAVGEAFNQGLGNAANTLSTLMLRRVGISAPRIAVEMPAMFAAAATLFPDGALTLVRHQFKIENLLDSELLELVPDQAAREMVQILQLAADDPEAAKAAAERDEAAAAGVAEATVPQAFADDLAASAVSGGMAAGLADLPGGLPPGGLPPGLSDLPGGLAPAGLTAAAPGALELAMAAGAFPQQDAVAVKQAQFAPLTRQPSGEGISGLDLILDVALKVTVELGRTRLPIRDILDLGKGSVVELDKLAGEPVDMLVNGKLIAKGEVVVIDESFGIRLTEIVSPQERFNHLKL
- a CDS encoding flagellar biosynthetic protein FliO — its product is MLSRLRTLLVSLLLPLLWGALGAASPVCAQTPADGGEGWKVMAPVELQQAAEAGLKQAPLPPSGLAPPPGAAPPAEPPAPMNPPPAAVAPAVTPPVAKAKPAGPAYMQEDQPFKLRDYEEPKLNADAPWWDRTGGMLLKLALVVGMLLAALFALRKLTAGGGPLGLSLAKGRNLVVLETTTLGPGQAMHLVSVGGDRLLVVGASPQGLTTLACIDEPGQVQLLLAASRGQSTGFNQVYDLESVVQGQGGDMFRGALSDLNRRGGWD
- the fliP gene encoding flagellar type III secretion system pore protein FliP (The bacterial flagellar biogenesis protein FliP forms a type III secretion system (T3SS)-type pore required for flagellar assembly.), translating into MGAPALAAPVPVPNVNIGLSGSESPQDISVTLQVLAMLTILSLAPAILVLMTAFTRIVIVLSFVRQAIGTQVMPPNQVVIGLALFLTFFVMAPVANDIYTNAWKPLSDKAISQDVAFARAEAPIRQFMFRQTREKDLALFVKMANIKRPKLAKEVPTYVLIPAFVTSELKTAFQIGFVIYLPFLVIDMVVASILMSMGMMMLPPVVISLPFKIILFVLVDGWHLLSRALVTSFM
- the fliQ gene encoding flagellar biosynthesis protein FliQ, whose amino-acid sequence is MTQAIVLELTQRGLWILLQLAMPTLVLSLIIGLAVSVFQAVTQINEMTLTFIPKIVTVFAALAFFGPWMLNVTIDYTTSLLVNLPTYAR